Proteins from one Telopea speciosissima isolate NSW1024214 ecotype Mountain lineage chromosome 1, Tspe_v1, whole genome shotgun sequence genomic window:
- the LOC122657458 gene encoding transcription factor bHLH57-like isoform X1, producing MDPETLRCEEEGRQPFSTLIQHLDEKMSFVQMLRGVESSASIDPNFQFLLRLQQQQQQQNQKKPETYFRNQALELESCISNEISETQSPIKSEGKDPPHRQSSSCPEVEMEVVSSACKGQANSPEKCREGKSGSSSGWWNEQNRRRTKGKLPQSNKAGPAVSSQERRKRKRTRASKNKEMVESQRMNHIAVERNRRRQMNDHLNALRSLMPASFIQRDDQASIIGGATDFVKELEQVLQSLEAQKRLNNKSKGEGNRGQHSKESVIPLDGFLASPQYTTYSLTSTTMHSSVVGFSVDDDVKRVNEYMEEEEDGEKLKVEKKPEVGDIEVIVIQKRHVNLLKIKIVSARRKAGQLVRAIAALEDLRLNILQLNITSSQHSVLYSFNLKMEDDCKLGSADDIATAVHQTFSFINAP from the exons ATGGACCCGGAGACCTTGAGATGCGAGGAAGAAGGACGACAACCCTTCTCGACATTAATCCAACACTTGGATGAGAAAATGTCGTTCGTTCAGATGCTTAGAGGCGTTGAATCATCGGCTTCTATAGACCCCAACTTTCAGTTTCTGTTGAGAttgcaacagcagcagcagcagcagaatcAGAAGAAGCCAGAAACTTACTTCCGGAATCAGGCACTGGAATTGGAGAGCTGCATCAGCAATGAGATTTCAGAAACGCAATCGCCTATTAAATCCGAAGGCAAGGACCCGCCTCACCGACAATCGTCTTCTTGTCCGGAAGTAGAAATGGAAGTAGTGAGCTCCGCATGCAAGGGACAAGCGAATTCGCCGGAGAAATGCAGAGAAGGGAAATCGGGGTCGTCGTCTGGGTGGTGGAATGAGCAAAACCGTAGGAGGACGAAAGGAAAACTACCCCAATCGAACAAAGCAGGCCCAGCGGTTAGCAGCCAGGAGAGGAGGAAGCGTAAGCGAACGAGGGCGAGCAAGAACAAAGAGATGGTGGAGTCCCAACGTATGAATCACATTGCCGTCGAACGCAACCGTAGACGGCAGATGAACGATCATCTCAACGCACTCCGTTCCCTGATGCCGGCCTCCTTCATTCAGAGG GACGACCAAGCATCGATCATCGGGGGTGCCACTGACTTCGTAAAAGAATTGGAGCAGGTTTTGCAGTCACTTGAGGCTCAGAAGAGACTGAATAATAAATCGAAAGGCGAAGGCAACCGGGGCCAACACTCAAAAGAGTCCGTCATACCATTGGATGGGTTCTTGGCGTCGCCGCAGTACACAACTTACTCGTTAACGTCGACCACCATGCATTCGAGTGTTGTTGGATTCAGTGTGGACGATGATGTGAAGCGTGTTAATGAATacatggaggaggaggaggatggaGAAAAGTTAAAGGTGGAAAAGAAGCCGGAGGTGGGGGATATCGAAGTGATAGTGATACAGAAGAGGCATGTGAACCTACTAAAGATTAAGATTGTGTCAGCAAGGAGGAAGGCAGGGCAGTTGGTGAGAGCCATTGCTGCTTTGGAAGATCTAAGGCTGAACATCTTACAACTCAACATTACTTCCTCTCAACACTCTGTTCTTTACTCCTTCAATCTCAAG ATGGAAGATGACTGCAAACTGGGATCAGCCGACGACATTGCGACAGCGGTGCATCAAACTTTCAGCTTCATCAACGCTCCTTAA
- the LOC122657458 gene encoding transcription factor bHLH57-like isoform X2 → MDPETLRCEEEGRQPFSTLIQHLDEKMSFVQMLRGVESSASIDPNFQFLLRLQQQQQQQNQKKPETYFRNQALELESCISNEISETQSPIKSEGKDPPHRQSSSCPEVEMEVVSSACKGQANSPEKCREGKSGSSSGWWNEQNRRRTKGKLPQSNKAGPAVSSQERRKRKRTRASKNKEMVESQRMNHIAVERNRRRQMNDHLNALRSLMPASFIQRDDQASIIGGATDFVKELEQVLQSLEAQKRLNNKSKGEGNRGQHSKESVIPLDGFLASPQYTTYSLTSTTMHSSVVGFSVDDDVKRVNEYMEEEEDGEKLKVEKKPEVGDIEVIVIQKRHVNLLKIKIVSARRKAGQLVRAIAALEDLRLNILQLNITSSQHSVLYSFNLKR, encoded by the exons ATGGACCCGGAGACCTTGAGATGCGAGGAAGAAGGACGACAACCCTTCTCGACATTAATCCAACACTTGGATGAGAAAATGTCGTTCGTTCAGATGCTTAGAGGCGTTGAATCATCGGCTTCTATAGACCCCAACTTTCAGTTTCTGTTGAGAttgcaacagcagcagcagcagcagaatcAGAAGAAGCCAGAAACTTACTTCCGGAATCAGGCACTGGAATTGGAGAGCTGCATCAGCAATGAGATTTCAGAAACGCAATCGCCTATTAAATCCGAAGGCAAGGACCCGCCTCACCGACAATCGTCTTCTTGTCCGGAAGTAGAAATGGAAGTAGTGAGCTCCGCATGCAAGGGACAAGCGAATTCGCCGGAGAAATGCAGAGAAGGGAAATCGGGGTCGTCGTCTGGGTGGTGGAATGAGCAAAACCGTAGGAGGACGAAAGGAAAACTACCCCAATCGAACAAAGCAGGCCCAGCGGTTAGCAGCCAGGAGAGGAGGAAGCGTAAGCGAACGAGGGCGAGCAAGAACAAAGAGATGGTGGAGTCCCAACGTATGAATCACATTGCCGTCGAACGCAACCGTAGACGGCAGATGAACGATCATCTCAACGCACTCCGTTCCCTGATGCCGGCCTCCTTCATTCAGAGG GACGACCAAGCATCGATCATCGGGGGTGCCACTGACTTCGTAAAAGAATTGGAGCAGGTTTTGCAGTCACTTGAGGCTCAGAAGAGACTGAATAATAAATCGAAAGGCGAAGGCAACCGGGGCCAACACTCAAAAGAGTCCGTCATACCATTGGATGGGTTCTTGGCGTCGCCGCAGTACACAACTTACTCGTTAACGTCGACCACCATGCATTCGAGTGTTGTTGGATTCAGTGTGGACGATGATGTGAAGCGTGTTAATGAATacatggaggaggaggaggatggaGAAAAGTTAAAGGTGGAAAAGAAGCCGGAGGTGGGGGATATCGAAGTGATAGTGATACAGAAGAGGCATGTGAACCTACTAAAGATTAAGATTGTGTCAGCAAGGAGGAAGGCAGGGCAGTTGGTGAGAGCCATTGCTGCTTTGGAAGATCTAAGGCTGAACATCTTACAACTCAACATTACTTCCTCTCAACACTCTGTTCTTTACTCCTTCAATCTCAAG AGATAG
- the LOC122660032 gene encoding protein DOWNY MILDEW RESISTANCE 6-like, translating to MGSKILSSGIRLSSLPESYVRPISERPKLSEVSYCENVPVIDLGGTVHKSQISLQIGDACRSYGFFQVINHGVGIELTERMQEMAQEFFDLPLDEKMKYYSDDPSKTMRLSTSFNVNKEKVHNWRDYLRLHCYPLQDYVHQWPSHPPSFKEVVSTYCGEVRGLGLRIMQEISESLGLEREYMEKVLGEQGQHMAINYYPPCPEPELTYGLPGHTDPNAITILLQDQRVAGLQVLKDGNWMAVNPHPNAFVINIGDQLQALSNGRYKSVWHRAIVNSDKPRISVASFLCPADDAVIEAPKELAEDGSQVPALYRNFTYAEYYNKFWSRSLDQQQHCLELFNN from the exons ATGGGGTCAAAAATACTCTCTAGTGGAATTCGGCTGTCGAGCTTGCCGGAGAGTTACGTGAGACCGATATCCGAGAGACCTAAGCTCTCGGAGGTGAGCTACTGTGAAAACGTACCGGTGATCGACTTAGGAGGCACTGTACACAAATCCCAAATAAGCCTACAGATCGGAGATGCATGTCGTTCTTATGGCTTCTTCCAG GTGATCAATCACGGAGTGGGTATAGAGTTGACGGAGAGAATGCAAGAGATGGCGCAAGAGTTCTTCGACCTACCATTGGATGAGAAGATGAAGTACTATTCTGATGATCCATCAAAGACGATGAGGCTATCCACAAGTTTCAATGTCAATAAAGAGAAGGTTCACAACTGGAGAGACTACCTTCGACTCCATTGCTATCCCCTCCAAGACTACGTCCATCAGTGGCCTTCTCACCCACCTTCTTTCAA GGAAGTGGTGAGCACATACTGTGGGGAAGTTCGAGGACTTGGGTTGAGAATAATGCAAGAAATATCAGAGAGTTTAGGGTTGGAAAGGGAATATATGGAGAAGGTGTTGGGTGAACAAGGGCAGCACATGGCCATAAATTACTACCCACCATGTCCAGAACCGGAGCTGACATACGGGTTGCCCGGTCATACAGACCCGAATGCAATTACCATCCTTCTACAAGACCAACGAGTGGCAGGCCTGCAAGTGTTAAAAGATGGCAACTGGATGGCTGTCAATCCCCACCCAAACGCCTTCGTCATTAACATCGGCGATCAGTTACAG GCACTTAGCAATGGACGATACAAGAGTGTATGGCATCGAGCCATTGTGAACTCGGACAAGCCAAGGATTTCTGTGGCTTCTTTCCTTTGCCCTGCTGATGATGCGGTGATTGAGGCACCAAAAGAATTGGCGGAGGACGGGTCCCAAGTCCCGGCCTTGTACAGAAACTTTACTTATGCGGAGTACTACAATAAGTTTTGGAGCAGGAGCTTGGACCAACAACAACATTGCCTTGAACTTTTCAACAATTGA